One window from the genome of Acinetobacter lanii encodes:
- a CDS encoding diguanylate cyclase domain-containing protein produces MRKTIYSERRRRIHAFFRRTLKQSLVYQWLTKNHKILPAHADPLTGIYNQFGINTYLKELQPQTHSHYAIVLLNIDNFKEIQISYGLKAAEKALIKTASILTDNIRDTDLVGKYGEHEFILILSQIDLDNANGVAKRCLDLIQSTTIHYAQHAIQMSASCGVSASHENLLSDRVLQYADRALFLAKACGMNQLRDERAIFS; encoded by the coding sequence ATGAGAAAAACAATTTACTCGGAGAGACGTCGTCGTATCCATGCATTTTTTAGACGGACTTTAAAACAGTCATTGGTCTATCAATGGTTGACCAAGAATCATAAAATTCTACCTGCGCATGCAGACCCTTTAACCGGTATCTATAATCAGTTTGGGATTAATACCTACTTAAAAGAATTACAGCCTCAAACTCATTCACATTATGCGATCGTACTGTTAAACATTGATAATTTTAAAGAGATTCAAATTAGCTACGGTCTTAAAGCGGCTGAAAAGGCGCTGATCAAAACCGCTTCGATCTTAACCGATAACATCCGTGATACCGATTTGGTGGGTAAATACGGTGAACATGAATTTATTTTAATTTTAAGCCAAATCGATTTAGACAACGCCAATGGTGTAGCCAAACGTTGCCTCGATTTAATTCAATCCACAACCATTCACTATGCGCAGCACGCCATTCAAATGAGTGCCAGTTGTGGTGTGTCTGCATCGCATGAAAATTTGCTCAGTGACCGCGTATTGCAATATGCAGATCGTGCTTTGTTCTTAGCCAAAGCCTGTGGCATGAACCAGCTGCGTGATGAGCGTGCCATTTTTAGTTAA
- a CDS encoding Spx/MgsR family RNA polymerase-binding regulatory protein, producing the protein MLKIYGIKNCSSMKKAFDLLNALGLAYEFHDYKKQGIDAETLKKWLDEAGAELILNKKGTTWKKLTEEEQSNALASEDNLIQTLITHTSMIKRPVLVTEKGLMVGFDEARYQTLK; encoded by the coding sequence ATGTTAAAAATTTACGGTATTAAAAATTGTAGTTCGATGAAGAAAGCCTTTGATTTACTCAATGCATTGGGCTTGGCTTATGAATTTCATGATTATAAAAAACAAGGGATTGATGCAGAAACACTAAAAAAATGGCTCGATGAAGCCGGAGCAGAGCTAATTTTAAATAAAAAAGGCACCACGTGGAAAAAACTGACTGAAGAAGAACAAAGCAATGCCTTGGCAAGTGAAGACAATCTAATTCAAACTTTAATTACACACACCAGCATGATCAAACGTCCGGTACTGGTGACTGAAAAAGGTTTAATGGTCGGTTTTGATGAAGCACGTTATCAGACTTTAAAATAA
- a CDS encoding DUF2147 domain-containing protein: protein MKKMTLALGLLATAVFAHAADPLNGTVWKTIDDQTKQPKALVKFTEQKDGSLSASIQSVLTPGEENACKKCEGTYHNKPLKGVNIVNGLKNVGGAYEGGTILDPKSGKTYKLKGKLADGGKKLELRGFVGVAALGRNQTWVRAN, encoded by the coding sequence ATGAAAAAAATGACTCTAGCGTTAGGATTGTTGGCGACTGCTGTTTTTGCACATGCAGCCGATCCACTCAATGGTACTGTTTGGAAAACAATTGATGATCAAACCAAACAACCTAAAGCATTGGTAAAGTTCACTGAGCAAAAAGATGGATCTCTCAGTGCAAGCATTCAAAGTGTACTGACTCCGGGTGAAGAGAATGCATGTAAAAAATGCGAAGGCACGTACCACAACAAACCATTAAAAGGTGTCAACATCGTTAATGGTCTTAAAAATGTCGGTGGCGCTTACGAGGGCGGTACTATTCTTGATCCTAAATCGGGTAAGACTTATAAATTAAAAGGCAAACTTGCGGATGGTGGCAAGAAACTCGAACTACGCGGTTTCGTAGGTGTGGCAGCATTGGGTCGTAACCAAACTTGGGTTCGTGCAAACTAA
- a CDS encoding alpha/beta hydrolase — protein MKINPLLKQYITESILKTSFRFPSRLNLPPTALRIALEQFTKILPQPKNVEFKSLRIAGIRAEEIKPKPETTQLIFHIHGGAFFLGSLKTHRAFLSEIALRTQMQILHIDYPLSPEQRYPDVGDAIYDVYQMLLDQGVLPKDIIVSGDSCGANLALALALRLKQEDPKQLPSGLVLMSPFLDLTLTSESLRYNAKHDALLSIEALETGINYYVPKNIDKSLPEISPLYGDLKGLPPTLVQIGSKEILLDDATRFNEKAKEAGVEVTYKLYTGMWHNFQMFSPWFVEAKQALADLAEFANKLDET, from the coding sequence ATGAAGATAAATCCACTTCTGAAACAATATATTACAGAGTCAATTTTAAAGACCAGTTTCCGCTTTCCAAGTCGTTTAAATCTGCCGCCAACCGCATTACGCATTGCACTTGAACAGTTCACCAAAATTTTACCGCAACCGAAAAATGTCGAATTTAAATCCTTACGTATTGCAGGTATTCGCGCTGAGGAAATCAAGCCCAAGCCTGAAACCACGCAATTAATTTTTCATATTCATGGCGGGGCTTTTTTTCTCGGTTCTCTCAAGACCCATCGTGCTTTTTTAAGTGAAATTGCACTCCGTACTCAAATGCAGATCTTGCACATAGATTACCCACTCTCCCCTGAACAGCGCTATCCTGATGTCGGTGATGCGATTTATGACGTCTATCAGATGTTGCTTGACCAAGGGGTGCTTCCTAAAGACATTATTGTTTCAGGGGATTCCTGTGGTGCTAATCTTGCCTTGGCATTGGCCTTACGTTTAAAACAAGAAGATCCCAAACAACTGCCCAGTGGCTTGGTGCTGATGTCGCCTTTTCTGGATTTGACTCTCACCAGTGAATCACTGCGTTATAACGCCAAACACGATGCCTTACTTTCCATTGAAGCACTAGAAACCGGGATTAATTACTATGTGCCTAAAAATATTGATAAATCTCTGCCTGAAATCTCGCCACTTTATGGTGACTTAAAAGGTTTACCTCCGACACTCGTACAAATCGGCTCTAAAGAAATTTTACTGGATGATGCCACTCGCTTTAATGAAAAAGCCAAAGAAGCCGGTGTAGAGGTCACTTATAAACTGTATACCGGCATGTGGCATAATTTCCAAATGTTTAGCCCATGGTTTGTTGAAGCTAAACAAGCCTTGGCTGATTTGGCTGAATTTGCCAATAAATTAGATGAAACCTAA
- a CDS encoding exodeoxyribonuclease III, with amino-acid sequence MIPKSSYPSDQKILRVVSINVNGLRSSVTKGLLEWLEQSEADVICMQESRITHAQWTEKFRPEGWYTHLFPAERPGYAGTAIYSRLPFLSVQDGLGFELADSQGRFISAEFDLGLGKSAHICSLYLPSGSSGDEAQARKDHFLAEYTNVLKQWRDEDKSVIVCGDYNIVHKRIDIKNWSGNQKASGCLPHERAWLDHIYDDLGYVDTFREVRKDAEVYSWWSNRGQARAKNVGWRIDYHACSPDWKERTLNAWVYKETWFSDHAPVIIDYKI; translated from the coding sequence ATGATACCAAAGAGTAGCTATCCAAGTGATCAAAAAATTCTTCGTGTCGTTTCAATAAATGTGAATGGCTTACGTTCATCTGTCACCAAGGGACTACTGGAGTGGTTGGAACAGTCTGAAGCCGATGTCATTTGTATGCAAGAAAGTCGGATTACCCATGCGCAATGGACTGAAAAATTCCGTCCTGAAGGTTGGTATACCCATTTGTTCCCTGCTGAACGACCAGGCTATGCCGGCACTGCTATTTATAGCCGATTACCCTTCCTTTCAGTTCAAGATGGCTTAGGCTTTGAATTGGCAGACTCTCAAGGTCGCTTTATTTCCGCTGAATTTGATTTAGGCTTAGGTAAATCTGCACATATCTGTTCGTTGTACCTACCTTCAGGCTCTTCTGGCGATGAAGCGCAAGCCCGTAAAGATCATTTCTTAGCAGAATATACCAACGTGCTCAAACAATGGCGTGATGAAGATAAGTCGGTGATTGTGTGTGGTGACTATAATATCGTGCATAAACGCATTGATATTAAAAATTGGTCAGGCAACCAAAAAGCATCAGGCTGCTTACCGCATGAACGTGCATGGTTAGATCATATTTATGATGATTTGGGTTATGTCGATACGTTCCGTGAAGTACGTAAAGATGCCGAAGTGTACTCTTGGTGGTCAAATCGAGGGCAAGCACGAGCAAAAAACGTTGGCTGGCGGATTGATTACCATGCGTGTTCACCAGATTGGAAAGAACGTACCTTAAATGCTTGGGTATATAAAGAAACTTGGTTTAGTGACCATGCGCCTGTGATCATTGATTACAAAATTTGA